The Amyelois transitella isolate CPQ chromosome 20, ilAmyTran1.1, whole genome shotgun sequence genome has a segment encoding these proteins:
- the LOC106135309 gene encoding uncharacterized protein LOC106135309 → MGIITSCCRPSASDVLTPDAETRRRQQVEAAERRAAEQAARGVKDPERVKRMQQKADEMERREQELAKAGGPNLKWTSE, encoded by the exons atgggTATCATTACTTCATGCTGTAGGCCTTCTGCTTCGGATGTTTTAACTCCAGATGCT GAGACGAGACGTCGACAGCAAGTTGAGGCGGCCGAGCGCCGTGCTGCCGAGCAGGCGGCCAGGGGAGTTAAAGATCCGGAGAGGGTAAAGAGGATGCAGCAGAAAGCAGACGAGATGGAGCGTAGGGAGCAGGAGTTGGCCAAGGCGGGCGGGCCCAACTTGaag TGGACGTCCGAATGA
- the LOC106135308 gene encoding ATP synthase subunit b, mitochondrial produces the protein MLSRAALRSVVARQSTPTALVVARGSASEVSGARDEQNFPRPVRQEPGKVRLGFVPEEWFQFFHSKTGVTGPYTFGVGLTTYLFSKEIYIMEHEFYTGLSLLLMVWFATKKFGPSISAWLDKEVDDVENSWNEGRRDAIKNLEQAIEDEKKSQWRAEGQELLIQAKKENVLLQLEAAYRERVMHAYSEVKRRLDYQLEKATVERRIGQKHLVEWVVANVTKAITPDQEKQTLDRCIADLGAIAARK, from the exons ATGCTTTCACGCGCAGCTTTGCGTTCAG TCGTCGCCCGACAGTCCACACCCACAGCTCTGGTGGTAGCCCGGGGATCTGCTTCAGAAGTCTCCGGAGCCAGAGACGAACAGAACTTCCCCAGGCCGGTGCGTCAAGAACCAGGCAAAGTCAGGCTTGGATTCGTTCCAGAAGAATG GTTCCAATTCTTCCACTCGAAGACCGGTGTGACCGGCCCTTACACATTCGGTGTTGGCCTCACCACGTACCTCTTCAGCAAGGAGATATACATAATGGAACACGAGTTCTACACCGGCCTGTCACTGTTGCTGATGGTTTGGTTCGCAACTAAGAAGTTCGGACCAAGCATCTCTGCTTGGCTGGACAAGGAAGTTGAT GATGTCGAAAACAGTTGGAACGAGGGCCGCCGGGACGCCATTAAGAACCTGGAGCAGGCCATTGAAGACGAGAAGAAGTCACAGTGGAGAGCCGAGGGCCAGGAGCTCCTGATTCAGGCGAAGAAGGAGAATGTGTTGCTGCAGCTCGAGGCTGCTTACAGGGAGCGAGTGATGCATGCTTACTCGGAG GTCAAACGCCGCTTGGACTACCAACTCGAGAAGGCCACTGTTGAGCGTCGTATTGGCCAGAAGCACTTGGTGGAGTGGGTGGTGGCCAACGTCACCAAGGCCATTACCCCGGACCAAGAGAAACAAACCCTGGACCGCTGCATTGCAGACTTGGGAGCCATCGCTGCCAGGAAATAG